A region of Rubripirellula tenax DNA encodes the following proteins:
- a CDS encoding response regulator: MIELPHVLLVDDSSDDTELTCQGFKRSNHNVTISHVENGRLCLEYLRKTGDYQGASTPDLILLDLNMPVMDGREVLLALSKDPQLKRLPVVVLTTSDADTDVLFSYQMGCNSFIVKPVDFDDLLKTVNSICTYWFETSSLPPK; the protein is encoded by the coding sequence ATGATTGAATTACCACATGTTTTGCTAGTCGACGATAGTTCGGACGACACGGAATTAACGTGTCAAGGATTCAAGCGCTCGAACCACAACGTCACGATATCGCACGTCGAGAACGGCCGACTTTGTCTCGAGTACCTTCGGAAAACGGGTGACTACCAAGGTGCGTCGACGCCGGACTTGATCCTGTTGGATCTAAACATGCCAGTGATGGACGGTCGCGAAGTATTGCTCGCCCTTAGCAAAGACCCTCAACTGAAAAGGTTGCCAGTTGTTGTTTTGACAACGTCCGATGCCGACACGGACGTTCTTTTTTCTTATCAAATGGGATGCAACAGTTTCATTGTAAAACCGGTCGACTTTGACGATTTGCTAAAAACGGTCAACAGCATCTGCACTTATTGGTTCGAGACTTCGTCGCTGCCGCCCAAATAG